DNA sequence from the Strigops habroptila isolate Jane chromosome 4, bStrHab1.2.pri, whole genome shotgun sequence genome:
GCCACGATGACCTGGAACTTCCTCTTGCGAGCAGCTTCCTTCAGGAATGCCTCAACAGTGCGCGAGTAGCCAATGGTCATGATCACCTCATTGGAGTGGATGTGCTCCAGCGCCTGCATAGCAATGTTATCAGTGGTGCCCTCTGTAACAGAAGGAAGCCACGGATGGAAAAGTAGCCAGGAAAAGCAACACTGGTGCTGCTAGGGCTATCCTCCAAGATCAATTTTTACTAAAGCAATGCTATGAGCACTGGTAGAGCCAGAGCAGCTTTTCTCCCTGTTCCTTTTACCACTGGAGAGGGACCACAAAGCTGACCCTTCAGTGCCCCATGCTCCCTAGCTACTCATAGAAATAGCTGTACTGAATGAAGGGGGTGGACTGTGTCAGCGCTGCTCCAGATAACCACCATGCCCACGCAACTAGTGGCAGAAACTCAGTGGTTTTACAGTTCAGTAGCACCAGAACCACATGGAAAGGAGAGGCAGGGCAACCTGGGCCTCCCCAGAAGAAGGGTCAGGTGCCTGATCTATCATAGGATCGCAGAAAAACCTATAACCGTACTTTGTGACAAGGGCCAAGTTATACGTGCCCAGGGATTAAGTCCAACTTTGGCATATTTTTGATACTCTTTCAGACAAGTCAACTCAAGACTTCCCAGAAGACCAAGAGCCAACTGACTCTCCACAATGTCCCACCCATCTCCCTGCATGCCAAAGAGGACTTAGTATTAGGCCAGGGAGCAACAGGACTTCCATTCCTTAGTTCCTTCAGATTAAGCATCCCAGATccttgctgttttctctccacctaagaggaggaggaagcatcAGTCCCATCCCATAGAAACTCCACTCCCGGGGCAGTTCAGACCCATCCAAACCTAGCTCTATTAGTAGCTCGTTAATAGCTTCAATAACGTTAGCTCTGAGGGGGGGATAAGGGGTGCTGAAATCCTCGCTCAGTCCTCCGGAGGTCAGGAGCTTGTGTAGGGATTCTTGCTGGTCGCTTTCCTCGCTGCGCCCATGAAGCCTGCGGGGAGAAGCAGCCCTTGAGCCTTGGGAGAGAGCACAGGGACACGGTCAGGTGGAGTACCATCCCTACAGCACAGCACACCTGGATGTGaccagagaggaaggaaaaccaggTGCAGGAGGCACACCATGCCACAGAGCTGCCCTAGCTGTCTCTGGCAGAAAGACACCAAAGCTCTGCCAGGAAGCACCTTCCTAAATTGTGTGCCaacactgcagcccatggatgaggagcaggatcaaagctgctgctccagtaGGATGGACCCTCCTGGGAATACAAGAGAACAGCCCAAGGTCGCAGCACAGACTGTTCTCATGCACCTGCAACACACATGCCAAGTAGAGTTTCACTAGAGGAAATGTCATCAGCTACACTGAGAATGACAGGTTTCCTTTGATGTCAAACTCACTGAACACCCCCTTCAGGAGAGGTGGGAAAAGGGAGTGATGGAAACTAAAGGGGtctcacagaagcagcagaacactGCATGGGAGGGCTGTTCTGAGCTCCTAGGAGGGGTACAGGCAGCAAAAGAGGGGCATTTCACCTGCCATACTCCTCCCGAATAACCTTCAGCACTCGCCGCACCATGTTGCCCACGGTTGTCTCAGATGGCTGGGCTGCCGTCATCCTCTGGCCCTCTGTCCGGATCAGATGCATGAGCTCCCCTGAAAGAGTGCAGGGCCTCAGTTACCGCTGCCCAGAGCGAGTGTCAAACCAGTGCACCCACCCCACGACAGCCCGAGGGCTGAGGCTGGCTCTGGTGCTGGGAACACAACATCCAGAAAGAgcacagaggcaggagcaggaagccGCTTGCAGAGGAGCTCGTTCCACTGGGTTTTCTGTACCTGAGTCACACGGACGCAACACAGACTCTGAACTTACAGAAGCCCATAAGCAGGGAGGCCAGTGAAAGGAAACTGCCGGCTGCTGGAACGGCCAGCGCTGGGGCCGACACCCCTCAGGGAAGCGCAGGGCTGCGGTGGCCCAGTTCCTCGCTCAACGCCGCCGAGAAGCGAGACAGGCGGGAAAGGGCTGCGGTGCGGCAGGACAATCACTGGGACCGCAGACCCCGCTCCCCCGGGCCGCCCGCCCTCTCTGCTCCCCCCGCAGCCGACGGCCGCGACCGGCGCGCCGGGCCCTGCAGAGGCGTGGCCCGTCGGCCTCGAGGCGTCCCCGCCCCCCAAAGCCTATTCCCACCGCCGGGCCCTGCCGCCGCCTTGCTCCCGGCGCCCGGGAGacgcgcccgccgccgcccggccctCACCGGCCCGGCTCCATCGCCCGTGCGCGACGATCTTCCGCAGCAGCGACAGCGTCTGCCGCGCCGTGTCCTCGGAGCgcggccgctccccgccgccccgcagCCGCGCCACGAAGGCCTCGATCTGCTCCGACAGCTCCGAGCCGCGCTCGGCGGCGCCCGGCATGGCAGCGGCCCCCCCAACCGGCGCCGCTCCGCCGCCGCACGCACCGCTTCCGCCGCGCCGCTTCCCCATTGGTGGAGCCGCCGATGTGCTCCCGCCCTCCGCCGGCGGCGAGGCCAATGAGAGGTGTGGCCAGTGGGTAGGCCGCGGCTCGGCGGGGCTGGCGGCGGCTGTGCTAGGAGCGGGGCTGGTGGGGTGCGGGGTGCCGGAGCCGGGGGTGCGGGGCGCCGGAGCCGGGGGTGCGGGGCGCGGGCAGCCTCCCGGGGACGTGCCCCCGAGGCGAGCGCCGGGCCCCGCGTGATTCCCCGCCCCAGCTCGGGAGGCGTGTGCCGGCCGGGCCCGCGGGCCGGTCGCCGCCGCGCGGTGCGCGCCTAGCCTACACGCCGCCGTTGAGGCCTCCGTGCAGGGCAATGCTGCGGGCCGGCGTCAGGGAGGGCCTGCGCCAGGGAACGCAGCGTCAGTACTGCCGGGCAGGAGGCGGGGAGCCAGCCGGCTCTGCGGAGCAGCGGGGAGAGCCCATGTGCAGCGATTTACTTTGGACCGTGCGGTGTTCTAGACGCAAAGAGCCAAAGCAAATGGGGTGGGAAAGGCGCAGTTCCTGGCAGTCCAGTTGTTCATGCTGGCAGGAATGTAGCTCCCTTGTGTCTAGTTCCTGGAGCTCTGTGTCCAGCGAGCAGGCAGGAGCCATGGAATTCTCACTGCAGCGCTGCTTTACCCtgtgtttctgctctgtgtCCTGTTTTCAGATTAGGAAATCAAAGCAGACTGGTTTATGCTGGAAGCTTTCAGTGGGTGCTTCATACAGGCTTATGTAGAGCCTTGGGTGCTCAACACATCTTTTTTGTGCTTTGCCTGATTCTTTTAGGACTTGCCCTGCAGCCGGCTGCCATGCAGGGACTGTTGGGTCCCCAGCAAAATACCAAGAGCTGGTGCACAGGGTCTTGAGGACACATTGCCTGTGATTTGTCACACAAAGCCTGGGCTGCACTGAGAGTCCTCCCACACGTCTCTCCTCCTGCCACTTTCCCAAGTGCCACTGTGTGCCTGGAAGCCAGAGCGCCTGACAGTCTGGGGAAGGAAGCTCATCGCATCCCTTGAACGCCTGGCGAAAAGCTGTGTGTCTGGGCTTGCCTGCATGTGATTTttgggggtgctgctgccctggctggaAGTCACAGTTTCCCTCCTTGCTGAGCTTGTCTCATCCTTTGCCTCTGGAGAGACTCAGTAGAGGGTAACAGCATTTGCCCTCCTGATGGCTTGGCTGTGCTGGGcccctgctgccttctctccccCTTCACCCCAGCTTTAGACATCTGTCTTCTTCCATCTTGTGTGAACTGGAGGCTCCGTGGAGCAAGGTCTGCCCAACTCTGCATTTGAGCAGGGTAACACGGTTCCCCCTTTGCCCCTCCGTGCAGCTACACTGCAGGCAAGGCAGGGGTGGGCTGCCTGcgtctgctgctggctgtgcccATGCGTGGCTGTGTGCCGGCTGCTGTGGGGTGCAGACCAGTCCCACGCGGGGGGGCCCGCCCTGCGATCAGGGCACGCAGTCAAttggcaaaataaaataaattaaaaatcattgcTTCAGAgctttcctttgtttgtttACTTATCTGGCTAGtaaacagagcagctctgggagattaggcaggagggagaagaggaagggaaaccGGACTCTGAGGTTATGACCTCCTTGTGGATGCTGGACTGTTTACATTCCCTGCTCTGGTCCCAGTAACTATTGCAGGCCAGCTTCTTCTCAGGGCCTGGCCTGGCTGAAGAGGTTTTTCCCTGCTCGCGCTGTtcctgccctgtccctacaGCACTTtctgctgggcactgctgccaCAGCCGGCCAAAGACGGCTGGCAGCCTGATGTCCCTCGGGGCAGAGTCCTGCGCTTGGTCTGCTGCCTTGTATTTCATGAATGAAAGCTTCTGAATGGGAAATTCAGGAGCTATTAGCCCTGTGTAGCTGAGCTGAGCCAGAACCTGTGGCTCTCCAGAGAGTTGAAAGGCTCTGGCTGCTCGGAGGGACTGTGTTTACAAGACATGTTGTTTTAGCCAGCAGCTGCCACCAGGACCCAGTGAGTTAGGCAAGGAGCGCCCAGGAGGGCTCAGAAGGAGTGGGGCAGAGGAGTGGCAGTGCAGGGAGCATGGGGCAAGTGGGGAAGGCAGCTGGGAAGATGCACGTTGGTGTCCTGAGGTGAAATCTTGCCCAGAGGGCTGCCATGGGCACTGTGGCAGAGGCAATGTGGTGGGAGGTGCGTGTTTGCACCCTTGGGCAGCTGGAAGGAGACTCACCTGGTGGTCCACAGCTGCTGGGTGTTACGGAGTGGGACTCCCCTCTGTTGCCGTGGCCGCAGGCAGCTGCCTCCTGCACAGCACACTTCCTTTCGCTTCCCGGGTATATCCGGGTCccctggggcagagctggcctCTGTAGCTTCCCAGCTGGTGTGTGAGCAAGCGAGGAGGCTGACACACTGCAGCCGGTGCTGGCGCTGTGGGCAGAAGAGCTGAGTAGGGATGAGCTGGCCAGCCAACCAAGGCAGCACGTTTTCTGGGCCTGCAGAGGAGCTGAAGCCTGGCTTATCTCCTCGGAGAGCTGCTAGGCTGGCCAGGACAGTGTCCTGCTCTGTGCCGGCAGGGATGGCTGCTGGAGACACTGCTTCCCTCCACCCAGTGAATCCTGCATCCCCAGGGGCTGAATGTCATCCTTCCAAGTGCTTGTGtgagggaggagagggcaggatGGAGGCTGGGTAGAGCCTGGGAGCACTGGAACATCGTGTGCTGGGAGGCTGTTTGGATTAGAAACTCTCGGTGGATAAGTGGGCTGGATGAAATGCCAGGGAACGGAATCAAAGTTTGCTGAACTCTAGTAATTGGCCTCGTCTGCAACACCCGGGTAAGCAAAGCGAGCTGCTCGCACTCAGTGCAGGCGAAGGGAAGGAGCCAGCAGGCGAGAGCCAGCAGAGCCGTGGCCCAGCAGGAACAACAGCGGGCTGTCggcacagcacaggctgtgaaGACTGGATAGGTGACGTGGGAAGAGGCAGCGTAGGGCTGTTGCTGTGTGCCTAGGCCACTTGCTGAGCACAAGTGACTGAGATGAGGAGGGCATGGTGCTTGGCAGGAAGGGGGACATGATCACAGTCTAAGGAGGAAGATGCACCAAAGGTATCTTTGGTGTGATGTGGCTGCTCTTCAGAAAGTCCATGCTCAAAGACCTGAGACAAAAATGGAGGGGTCAACTCAAGCCCAAAACTCTTAGAGCCCATGTGTGAAGGCAGGGCTGTAAGGAGGCAGGAGTGAATCTGCTGAAGGGCTGAGGGAACCCAAACCAGCATTTTCTGCATGCTACAGGGGAGAAAGTAGGTCGCTTGGTAAGTGAAGGGGATGGAAATGATGGGCTGAACTGCATGCTGAATACACGAGCTGAAAACTCAAGCTTCCagggaaagaagacaaaaaacccaaacaaacagctGATGATCAAAAGCAGGTACATGAATAGTTGGAAAGCTCAGCTCTGTGGGTCTGGAGGCGCACGCACACGTTGCCTGAGTCATCGGCAGTTTTAGCATGCTTAAAATTCATGGCTGACACTGCTGGTACCATGGCACGTGTTCTGCTGGTCTTTGCTGATGACCCCGGTAACAACTGTCCCCTAAACTGGTGATCCTCAGGGAAGCATGGCTGCCGTAACCGCCTGGGTGGCCAAGGAGAGACAGGCAGGGTTTGCTATGGGGAGTAACAGGATGGATTCAGCGCCTCAGGTTAGCGAAGGACTTGATGCAGCTCCTTGCTCAGCAGCCTGTGTGTACGTGCGCCTGTCTGCCTGGAAAGCGGCTGCTGGCTCATCCTCACGTCAGCGGAGCACCCACGGGCAGGCTGAGCCCATAGCCAGACCCTTGCAGTACCGATGGAGTCCACGCTCCCTATGGGAAATGAGTAGGTGGTTCTGAATCTGGCTCAGGGACCATCTCCTGCCAGCAAGTTTGCCATTCGTGCCCCCCTGCTTTTGGAACCTTAAAAAGAGAGACCGaagctgggaagcaggaggggtTTTCTAGGGCTCGCTGtggaagcagcacaggctgggctGCCCCTTGCCCTTCCTGGCCCCCAGGAGAGGCATGGGAAGCTGGCGTCCAAACACCTTCCCTGGATATGGAGCCTCACTCGTCGGCTCGTTCATCTGTGGCGGTTCCCCAGGTCTCCTCTTGGGatgcaggcagctggaggcagctggTTCAAAGGCCGGGCTGGTCAGGAAGAGGTGAAGGAAGTGTGGGAAGTCACTGCGTGTCATGTAGGAAAACAAGCCCCAGCGAGGGATGAGGGAGTGcggtgtggggctgggtgggaggTGCCGGCCCCAGCATC
Encoded proteins:
- the EIF2B2 gene encoding translation initiation factor eIF-2B subunit beta translates to MPGAAERGSELSEQIEAFVARLRGGGERPRSEDTARQTLSLLRKIVAHGRWSRAGELMHLIRTEGQRMTAAQPSETTVGNMVRRVLKVIREEYGRLHGRSEESDQQESLHKLLTSGGLSEDFSTPYPPLRANVIEAINELLIELEGTTDNIAMQALEHIHSNEVIMTIGYSRTVEAFLKEAARKRKFQVIVAECAPFCQGHEMAVRLSKENIETTVMSDAAIFAVMSRVNKVIIGTKTILANGALIAVSGTHTLALAAKHHSTPLIVCAPMFKLSPQFPNEEDSFHKFVSPQEVLPFTEGEILAKINVHCPVFDYVPPELITLFISNIGGNAPSYIYRLMSELYHPDDYEL